Proteins co-encoded in one Campylobacter ornithocola genomic window:
- the pbpC gene encoding penicillin-binding protein 1C, which yields MKIKISLAICFLSLCFYIGFVYFSFDSKDLFKGTYSKVLLDKNKEILSVFLDANEQWHLESEFIPQKLKTAVVLYEDKNFYSHYGVDFLAIIRAFKNNLFSSKRSGASTISMQTIKLLEQNKRTYFNKFNEIIKAFALENAYDKEEILRLYLNNAPYGGNLVGVASAGLFYFEKDLKNLTWSEAALLAVLPNNPGLINLEKNKDKLLKKRNALLDRLFEKGYFSKDILTLAKAEKLPSFKARKNLAPHLARRLLVDKEKVISSIDKKIQIKFEKKAKEYSYKLHQKGIKNLAILLADTKTNKVLAYVGSNDFYDFTTFGQVDGVVAKRSVGSVLKPLLFAFAIDDGLIAPESLMLDVPTFFSNFAPQNANKKYHGFVSAKESLQKSLNIPFVGLLSEYGYEKFFYKLKDILNYEDENFKKYGLSLILGTKEFSLEDMVKIYLGLGNYGNFKEILYEENTSIKKDKKLISDGASFLTLQTLKGLDRVGLKQYDFNTIISWKTGTSYGRKDAWAIGTSPKYTLGVWVGNFNGEANANLYGVSIAGELFFELLGLLDGLNLEFKQPDDLISIKIENQTGYRYDYRFDFKEALYPQSANVLRISPFLKEIFIYENKEVNSLDENFIYAKKKIILNLPPNAQAFFAKEKQHLQSSNQSLKIIYPLNNLNIVLPKDLKSKQKLLIKLINPENEKLFWYLNQELIFEGKEENLALDLKKGKYNLNIISESGMNDFINFNIF from the coding sequence GTGAAAATAAAAATAAGCCTTGCAATATGCTTTTTAAGCCTATGTTTTTACATAGGCTTTGTCTATTTTAGTTTTGACAGCAAGGATTTGTTTAAAGGTACATATAGTAAGGTTTTGCTTGATAAAAACAAAGAAATTCTCAGTGTATTTTTAGATGCTAATGAGCAGTGGCATTTAGAAAGTGAGTTTATACCGCAAAAATTAAAAACCGCAGTTGTTTTATATGAGGATAAAAACTTTTATTCTCATTATGGAGTAGATTTTTTAGCTATTATAAGAGCTTTTAAAAATAATCTTTTTTCAAGCAAAAGAAGTGGTGCTAGCACGATTTCTATGCAAACAATTAAGCTTTTAGAACAAAATAAACGCACATATTTTAATAAATTCAATGAAATCATCAAAGCCTTTGCTTTAGAAAATGCTTATGACAAGGAAGAAATTCTAAGACTTTATTTAAATAATGCTCCTTATGGTGGAAATTTAGTAGGTGTTGCAAGTGCTGGGTTGTTTTATTTTGAAAAAGATTTAAAAAACCTTACTTGGAGCGAAGCAGCTTTGCTTGCTGTACTTCCAAATAATCCAGGTTTGATTAATCTTGAAAAAAATAAAGATAAGCTTTTAAAAAAACGCAATGCTTTGCTTGACAGGCTTTTTGAAAAGGGATATTTTTCTAAAGATATTTTAACTCTTGCAAAGGCTGAAAAGCTTCCTAGTTTTAAAGCAAGAAAAAACTTAGCCCCACATTTAGCACGTAGACTTTTGGTTGATAAAGAAAAAGTCATTTCTAGTATAGATAAAAAAATTCAAATCAAATTTGAAAAAAAAGCCAAAGAGTATTCTTATAAACTTCATCAAAAAGGTATAAAAAATTTAGCTATATTACTAGCAGATACTAAGACAAATAAGGTTTTAGCTTATGTTGGATCAAATGATTTTTATGATTTTACAACTTTTGGTCAAGTTGATGGGGTTGTAGCAAAGCGTAGCGTGGGTTCAGTATTAAAACCTTTGCTTTTTGCTTTTGCTATAGATGATGGTCTTATAGCACCTGAGTCTTTAATGCTTGATGTACCTACATTTTTTTCTAATTTTGCCCCACAAAATGCAAACAAAAAATACCATGGTTTTGTTAGTGCAAAAGAATCTTTGCAAAAATCACTCAATATCCCCTTTGTGGGTTTACTCTCAGAGTATGGCTATGAGAAATTTTTTTATAAACTCAAAGATATTTTAAACTATGAAGATGAAAATTTTAAAAAGTATGGACTTTCTTTGATTTTAGGTACAAAAGAATTTAGCTTAGAGGATATGGTTAAAATTTATCTAGGGCTTGGAAACTATGGAAATTTTAAAGAAATTTTATATGAAGAAAATACATCTATTAAAAAAGATAAAAAACTTATAAGTGATGGAGCGAGTTTTTTAACATTACAAACACTAAAGGGTTTAGATAGAGTAGGGTTAAAACAATATGATTTTAATACTATCATCTCTTGGAAAACAGGTACAAGTTATGGTAGAAAAGATGCTTGGGCTATAGGAACTTCTCCAAAATATACTCTAGGAGTGTGGGTTGGAAATTTTAATGGAGAAGCAAATGCAAATTTATATGGTGTGAGTATCGCAGGGGAGTTGTTTTTCGAACTCTTAGGTTTGCTTGATGGGCTTAATTTAGAATTTAAACAACCTGATGATTTAATTTCTATCAAAATAGAAAATCAAACAGGATATAGATATGATTATAGATTTGACTTTAAAGAAGCGCTTTACCCACAAAGTGCAAATGTTTTAAGAATTTCTCCATTTTTAAAAGAGATTTTTATCTATGAGAATAAAGAAGTAAATTCTTTAGATGAAAATTTTATTTATGCTAAGAAAAAAATTATTTTAAATTTACCTCCAAATGCACAAGCATTTTTTGCCAAAGAAAAGCAACATTTGCAAAGTTCTAATCAAAGTTTAAAGATTATATATCCATTAAATAACCTTAATATCGTTTTACCAAAAGACTTAAAAAGTAAGCAAAAATTGCTAATAAAACTTATAAATCCTGAAAATGAAAAGCTTTTTTGGTATTTAAATCAAGAACTAATCTTTGAAGGCAAGGAAGAAAATTTAGCCCTAGATTTAAAAAAAGGTAAATATAATCTTAATATTATTAGCGAAAGTGGAATGAATGATTTTATAAATTTTAATATATTTTAA